Proteins encoded within one genomic window of Besnoitia besnoiti strain Bb-Ger1 chromosome II, whole genome shotgun sequence:
- a CDS encoding putative alpha-glucan water dikinase 1 (encoded by transcript BESB_035730) has translation MGAEHTGADPADSAALAFAPLRAKAEEATATYYLEGNRQLKCTVRKQPPAPGKTEGTVEVIFAFQGPVFNPNDQKQLFMHWGVGNNPHEWNGLSPELQSGMHSSSETQFPWGAAKTTFPSPSSSPPPVVVLAFPESLVPAYMCFLFHTQWNEWIRQQGGSNLVLAVQQLVQQVDQQKGFLDTILASKTTPAQNGKTTLPIASDNVQYWKVPLGAGVDMQLVALTYHNAMAAAVELFSDFPAALTLYWSGANGPHDSWQAPPPDSLLGQPGVVETEDEDSTDSFLPPRPSGRTAQKRRQRCRPRSTANACKRKKSKNRKLRLPLEDSPATPKTERATGRSSRYTKQC, from the exons ATGGGAGCCGAGCACACAGGAGCCGACCCGGCCGAcagcgccgctctcgcatttgcgccgctgcgcgccaaggctgaggaggcgacTGCCACGTACTACCTCGAAGGGAATCGACAGCTCAAATGCACTGTGAGGAaacagccgccggcgccaggcAAAACCGAAGGCACTGTGGAGGTCATCTTCGCCTTTCAGGGCCCAGTCTTCAATCCGAACGATCAAAAGCAACTTTTCATGCACTG gggCGTCGGGAACAATCCACACGAGTGGAATGGTTTGAGCccggagctgcagagcggcATGCACTCGTCCTCGGAGACGCAGTTTCCTTGGGGCGCCGCCAAAACCACGTTTCCTTCCCCcagctcctctccgccgcctgtcgTCGTGTTGGCCTTTCCCGAGTCGCTCGTGCCCGCGTACATGTGCTTTCTGTTTCACACGCAGTGGAACGAGTGGATTCGCCAGCAGGGGGGCAGCAACCTCGTCCTTGCAGTCCAGCAACTCGTGCAGCAAGTCGACCAGCAGAAGGGATTTCTCGACACAATCCTCGCCTCCAAGACAACGCCCGCGCAAAACGGAAAAACGACCCTGCCTATTGCTTCAGACAACGTCCA GTACTGGAAGGTGCCCTTGGGCGCCGGCGTGGACATGCAGCTGGTCGCGCTGACGTATCACAACGCGATGGCTGCGGCAGTTGAGCTTTTCTCTGATTTCCCCGCCGCGCTTACGCTCTACTGGAGCGGCGCGAATGGTCCGCACGACTCCTGGCAAGCGCCCCCGCCCGACAGTCTCCTTGGGCAGCCTGGAGTCGTGGAGACTGAAGACGAAGACTCCACAGACAGcttcctgccgccgcggccctcggggaggacggcgcagaagagacggcAGAGGTGTCGGCCGAGATCGACAGCCAACGCGTGCAAAAGGAAAAAGTCGAAAAACAGAAAATTGCGACTACCTTTGGAGGATTCGCCAGCTACCCCCAAGACGGAAAGGGCTACTGGACGCAGTTCGAGGTACACGAAGCAATGCTGA